A genomic window from Nocardioides sp. BP30 includes:
- a CDS encoding class I adenylate-forming enzyme family protein: MNLTMLLEMAADGFGDRVVVGRSGSGLTAAELKSAALRGAEQIEATGADAVVYLAINGPAFPVAMFAAAYAGVPLVPLNFRLGAEQLDSLLAQHPGALAIGDAAAHSILGKHRMRAFTTERWLELTTEGPAPADRFVESEAPAVIIYTSGTTSAPKGVLLRHDNLTSYVVGSVDFMSADAGQAALVSVPPYHIAAVANVITNLYAGRRSIVLERFEPAEWLEIVRREKVTNALVVPTMLARIVDCEADKSVPSLRSLAYGGAPMPANVIHRALESWPEVDFVNAYGLTETSSTVAVLTPEDHREAMASSHPSVRERLSSVGRPVPGVEIQIRDAEDRVLAPGEKGRICVRGAQVSAEYAGIGRLVDADGWFDTRDEGFVDEEGYVFVGGRRDDTIIRGAENIAPAEIEEVLFRHPAIADVAVIGVPDEEWGQRIVAVAVQRDGQQVDSEELREFVRGTLRSSKTPDEIVFWTEMPRTETGKLVRRQVVARFEQQHVG, translated from the coding sequence ATGAACCTGACGATGCTGCTCGAGATGGCCGCAGACGGCTTCGGCGACCGGGTGGTCGTCGGCCGGAGCGGAAGCGGGCTGACAGCGGCTGAGCTGAAGAGCGCAGCCCTGCGGGGCGCGGAGCAGATCGAGGCCACGGGGGCCGACGCGGTCGTCTACCTCGCGATCAACGGACCGGCGTTCCCGGTCGCCATGTTCGCGGCCGCGTACGCCGGGGTGCCGCTCGTGCCGCTCAACTTCCGACTCGGCGCCGAGCAGCTCGACAGCCTGCTGGCCCAGCACCCGGGTGCGCTGGCGATCGGCGACGCCGCCGCCCACTCGATCCTGGGCAAGCACCGGATGCGCGCCTTCACCACCGAGAGATGGCTCGAGCTGACCACCGAGGGCCCGGCGCCCGCGGACAGGTTCGTCGAGTCCGAGGCGCCGGCCGTGATCATCTACACCTCCGGGACGACGTCGGCTCCCAAGGGCGTGCTGCTGCGCCACGACAACCTGACCAGCTACGTGGTCGGATCGGTCGACTTCATGTCCGCCGACGCCGGTCAGGCCGCGCTCGTCAGCGTGCCGCCCTACCACATCGCGGCCGTCGCCAACGTCATCACGAACCTGTACGCCGGGCGCCGCTCCATCGTGCTCGAGCGCTTCGAGCCGGCCGAGTGGCTGGAGATCGTGCGTCGCGAGAAGGTCACCAACGCCCTGGTCGTGCCCACGATGCTCGCCCGCATCGTCGACTGTGAGGCCGACAAGAGCGTGCCGTCGCTGCGCAGCCTGGCCTACGGCGGCGCGCCGATGCCTGCGAACGTCATCCACCGTGCGCTCGAGTCGTGGCCCGAGGTCGACTTCGTCAACGCCTACGGACTGACCGAGACCAGTTCCACCGTCGCGGTGCTCACTCCCGAGGACCACCGAGAGGCGATGGCCTCCTCCCACCCCTCGGTCCGGGAGCGGCTCTCCTCGGTCGGGCGCCCCGTGCCCGGTGTCGAGATCCAGATCCGCGACGCCGAGGATCGCGTCCTGGCGCCGGGGGAGAAGGGTCGGATCTGCGTCCGCGGCGCCCAGGTCTCCGCGGAGTACGCCGGGATCGGGCGGCTCGTGGACGCCGACGGGTGGTTCGACACCCGCGATGAGGGCTTCGTCGACGAGGAGGGCTATGTCTTCGTCGGGGGCCGCCGCGACGACACCATCATCCGCGGGGCGGAGAACATCGCACCGGCCGAGATCGAGGAGGTGCTGTTCCGGCACCCCGCGATCGCGGACGTCGCCGTGATCGGTGTCCCCGACGAGGAGTGGGGTCAGCGCATCGTCGCCGTGGCCGTCCAGCGCGACGGCCAGCAGGTCGACTCCGAGGAGCTGCGCGAGTTCGTCCGCGGCACCTTGCGCAGCAGCAAGACGCCGGACGAGATCGTGTTCTGGACCGAGATGCCGCGCACGGAGACCGGCAAGCTGGTACGTCGGCAGGTCGTCGCCCGGTTCGAGCAGCAGCACGTGGGCTGA
- a CDS encoding acyl-CoA synthetase, translating into MDLTAWAARQPEKVAVVDASGTALTYGQLEARSNRIAHLLRRLGLSAGDHLAVLSENTVDLFPIVWAAQRTGLLYTLVNWHLTADEAAYIVENCDARVLIASGRLAELAARLPAVERRLSFGAPVPGYDALEPLLADQPETPVEDQVEGYYMLYSSGTTGRPKGILPSLSAAPFGTGLSVDHLMADHFGFDAESVYLSPGPLYHAAPLGWSLGTMRSGGTVVLMDRFDAESALRLIEAHRVTHAQFVPTMFVRMLKLEPEVRSTYDLGSLRLVIHAAAPCPVDVKRRMIDWLGPILVEFYSGSEGVCFFMIDTATWLERPGSVGRSVLGTVHITDDEGHELPAGEVGQVWFGDVPPFAYHHDAEKTATAYDHRGWTTLGDLGHVDQDGFLYLSDRRTDLIVSGGVNIYPREVEDALIMHPEVADVAVVGLPDEDFGQRVHAVVTPAVGVAAGADLAERLTGYLRERIAGFKVPRTIAFGPIPRLPSGKILRRHLID; encoded by the coding sequence GTGGATCTCACCGCATGGGCCGCACGGCAGCCGGAGAAGGTGGCCGTCGTCGACGCTTCCGGGACGGCGCTCACCTACGGGCAGCTCGAGGCTCGGTCCAACCGGATCGCCCACCTGCTGCGACGCCTCGGGTTGTCGGCGGGGGACCACCTCGCCGTTCTCAGCGAGAACACGGTCGACCTCTTCCCGATCGTGTGGGCGGCACAGCGGACGGGGCTGCTGTACACCCTGGTCAACTGGCACCTGACCGCCGACGAGGCGGCGTACATCGTCGAGAACTGCGACGCTCGGGTGCTGATCGCGAGCGGCCGGCTGGCGGAGCTGGCCGCCCGCCTCCCGGCGGTCGAGCGTCGGCTCTCCTTCGGCGCGCCGGTCCCCGGCTACGACGCCCTCGAGCCGCTGTTGGCCGATCAGCCGGAGACGCCGGTCGAGGACCAGGTCGAGGGCTACTACATGCTCTACAGCTCCGGCACCACCGGTCGACCCAAGGGCATCCTGCCGTCGTTGTCCGCGGCGCCGTTCGGGACCGGCCTCTCGGTCGACCACCTGATGGCCGATCACTTCGGCTTCGACGCCGAGAGCGTCTACCTCAGTCCGGGGCCGCTCTATCACGCGGCTCCGCTGGGCTGGAGCCTCGGGACGATGCGCAGCGGCGGCACCGTCGTGCTGATGGACCGCTTCGACGCCGAGTCCGCCCTGCGTCTGATCGAGGCGCACCGGGTGACCCATGCTCAGTTCGTCCCGACGATGTTCGTCCGGATGCTCAAGCTGGAGCCCGAGGTGCGGTCGACGTACGACCTGGGGAGCCTGCGCCTGGTCATCCATGCGGCGGCTCCGTGCCCGGTCGACGTCAAGCGCCGGATGATCGACTGGCTCGGCCCCATCCTGGTGGAGTTCTACTCGGGCAGCGAAGGCGTGTGCTTCTTCATGATCGACACCGCGACCTGGCTGGAACGCCCGGGCTCGGTGGGGCGCTCCGTGCTCGGCACCGTCCACATCACCGACGACGAGGGGCACGAGCTGCCGGCGGGGGAGGTCGGCCAGGTGTGGTTCGGTGACGTCCCACCCTTCGCCTACCACCACGACGCCGAGAAGACCGCGACGGCGTACGACCATCGCGGGTGGACGACGCTGGGCGACCTGGGCCATGTCGACCAGGACGGCTTCCTCTACCTCTCCGATCGGCGTACCGACCTGATCGTGTCGGGCGGGGTGAACATCTACCCGCGCGAGGTCGAGGACGCCCTCATCATGCATCCGGAGGTGGCCGACGTCGCCGTCGTCGGCCTTCCCGACGAGGACTTCGGTCAGCGCGTGCACGCCGTGGTGACGCCCGCCGTGGGCGTGGCGGCGGGCGCCGACCTGGCCGAGCGTCTGACCGGCTACCTCCGGGAGCGGATCGCGGGCTTCAAGGTGCCGCGCACGATCGCCTTCGGTCCGATCCCGAGGCTGCCGAGCGGCAAGATCCTCCGGCGCCACCTGATCGACTGA